One segment of Chionomys nivalis chromosome 1, mChiNiv1.1, whole genome shotgun sequence DNA contains the following:
- the Wbp1 gene encoding WW domain-binding protein 1 isoform X1 — protein MARASSRNSSEEAWGALRSPQQQSPAASSLEGAIWRRAGTQTRALDAILYHPQQSHLLQELCPGVNTQPYLCENGHCCGETGCCTYYYELWWFWLLWTVLILFSCCCAFRHRRAKLRLQQQQRQREINLLAYHGACHGAGPVPAGSLLDLRLLSTFKPPAYEDVVHHPGTPPPPYTMAPGHPLTASSGCTCCSSASSCSAHSEGANVEGVSSHQSALPHQEGEPGAGLSPVHTPPSCRYRRLTGDSGIELCPCPDSIEGEPVKEMRASPTQPDLEDHSPCALSPDSPLGLDSSYGDIP, from the exons ATGGCTCGGGccagcagcaggaacagcagCGAAGAGGCCTGGGGGGCACTCCGGTCGCCGCAACAGCAG AGTCCGGCAGCGTCTTCTCTTGAGGGAGCAATTTGGAGACGAGCTGGGACCCAGACTCGCGCCCTGGATGCCATCCTTTATCATCCACAGCAATCCCATCTG CTTCAAGAGCTATGCCCAGGAGTGAACACCCAACCCTACCTCTGTGAGAATGGTCACTGTTGCGGGGAGACTGGCTGCTGCACCTACTACTATGAACTCTGGT GGTTCTGGCTGCTCTGGACAGTCCTCATCCTTTTTAGCTGTTGTTGCGCCTTCCGTCACCGGAGAGCTAAACTcaggctgcagcagcagcagcggcagcgtGAGATCAACTTGCTGGCTTACCACGGGGCATGCCATGGGGCTGGCCCTGTTCCTGCTGGTTCCCTGCTTGACCTTC GCCTTCTCAGCACCTTCAAACCCCCAGCCTATGAGGACGTGGTTCACCACCCTGGCACACCACCTCCTCCTTACACTATGGCCCCGGGCCACCCCTTGACTGCTTCCTCTGGATGCACCTGCTGTTCTTCCGCATCCAGCTGCTCTGCCCACTCGGAGGGGGCAAATGTGGAAGGTGTCTCCTCCCACCAGAGCGCCCTCCCTCATCAGGAGGGTGAGCCCGGGGCAGGGTTGAGCCCGGTTCACACACCCCCTTCCTGCCGCTATCGTCGCCTGACTGGTGACTCGGGTATTGAACTCTGCCCTTGTCCTGACTCTATTGAAGGTGAGCCAGTCAAGGAGATGAGGGCTAGTCCCACCCAACCAGATCTGGAGGACCATTCCCCTTGTGCACTGTCCCCAGATTCTCCCTTGGGGCTGGATTCCAGTTATGGGGACATCCCATAA
- the Wbp1 gene encoding WW domain-binding protein 1 isoform X2 produces the protein MARASSRNSSEEAWGALRSPQQQLQELCPGVNTQPYLCENGHCCGETGCCTYYYELWWFWLLWTVLILFSCCCAFRHRRAKLRLQQQQRQREINLLAYHGACHGAGPVPAGSLLDLRLLSTFKPPAYEDVVHHPGTPPPPYTMAPGHPLTASSGCTCCSSASSCSAHSEGANVEGVSSHQSALPHQEGEPGAGLSPVHTPPSCRYRRLTGDSGIELCPCPDSIEGEPVKEMRASPTQPDLEDHSPCALSPDSPLGLDSSYGDIP, from the exons ATGGCTCGGGccagcagcaggaacagcagCGAAGAGGCCTGGGGGGCACTCCGGTCGCCGCAACAGCAG CTTCAAGAGCTATGCCCAGGAGTGAACACCCAACCCTACCTCTGTGAGAATGGTCACTGTTGCGGGGAGACTGGCTGCTGCACCTACTACTATGAACTCTGGT GGTTCTGGCTGCTCTGGACAGTCCTCATCCTTTTTAGCTGTTGTTGCGCCTTCCGTCACCGGAGAGCTAAACTcaggctgcagcagcagcagcggcagcgtGAGATCAACTTGCTGGCTTACCACGGGGCATGCCATGGGGCTGGCCCTGTTCCTGCTGGTTCCCTGCTTGACCTTC GCCTTCTCAGCACCTTCAAACCCCCAGCCTATGAGGACGTGGTTCACCACCCTGGCACACCACCTCCTCCTTACACTATGGCCCCGGGCCACCCCTTGACTGCTTCCTCTGGATGCACCTGCTGTTCTTCCGCATCCAGCTGCTCTGCCCACTCGGAGGGGGCAAATGTGGAAGGTGTCTCCTCCCACCAGAGCGCCCTCCCTCATCAGGAGGGTGAGCCCGGGGCAGGGTTGAGCCCGGTTCACACACCCCCTTCCTGCCGCTATCGTCGCCTGACTGGTGACTCGGGTATTGAACTCTGCCCTTGTCCTGACTCTATTGAAGGTGAGCCAGTCAAGGAGATGAGGGCTAGTCCCACCCAACCAGATCTGGAGGACCATTCCCCTTGTGCACTGTCCCCAGATTCTCCCTTGGGGCTGGATTCCAGTTATGGGGACATCCCATAA
- the Ino80b gene encoding INO80 complex subunit B: MSACVPTVSSPLPLQGPMSKLWRRGSTSGAMEAPEPGEALELSLTGPHSHGVHKKKHKKHKKKHKKKHHQEEEAGQTQAPAKPQLKLKIKLGGQVLGTKSVPTFTVIPEGPRSPSPLMVVDNEEEPMEGVPLEQYRAWLDEDSNLSPSPLRDLPGDLEGQEEEEEQRWLDALEKGELDDNGDLKKEIDERLLTARQRALLQKARSQPSPILPLPVAGGCPAPALTEEMLLKREERARKRRLQAARRAEEHKNQTIERLTKTAAPSGRGGRGAARGERRGGRAAAPAPTPMVRYSSGAQGSTLSFPPGVPAPAAVVQRPAPSGPAPRCSVPGCPHPRRYACSRTGQALCSLQCYRINLQLRLGGPEGPGSPLLAT; encoded by the exons ATGTCTGCTTGTGTCCCGACAGTTTCCAGTCCTCTTCCTTTGCAGGGCCCCATGAGCAAGCTGTGGCGACGCGGGAGCACCTCTGGGGCTATGGAGGCCCCCGAGCCAG GGGAAGCGCTGGAGTTGAGCCTGACAGGTCCTCACAGCCACGGAGTACacaagaaaaaacacaagaagcacaaaaagaaacacaagaagaaGCATCATCAGGAAGAGGAGGCCGGGCAGACACAGGCTCCTGCCAAGCCCCAGCTTAAACTTAAAATCAAGCTGGGTGGGCAGGTCCTGGGCACCAAGAG TGTTCCTACCTTCACTGTAATCCCTGAGGGGCCACGATCACCTTCTCCCCTGATGGTAGTGGATAATGAAGAGGAACCTATGGAAGGAGTGCCTCTGGAGCAGTACCGAGCCTGGCTGG ATGAAGACAGTAATCTGTCCCCCTCCCCACTTCGGGACCTGCCAGGGGATCTGGAGggtcaggaggaagaggaggaacaaaGGTGGCTAGATGCCCTGGAGAAGGGAGAGCTAGATGACAATGGAGACCTCAAGAAGGAGATTGATGAACGGCTGCTTACTGCGAGACAG CGAGCCTTGCTCCAGAAGGCGCGGAGTCAGCCGTCCCCCATCCTGCCTCTACCAGTGGCTGGGGGctgccctgcccctgccctcACCGAAGAGATGCTGCTGAAACGTGAGGAGCGGGCACGGAAGCGGCGGCTGCAGGCGGCAAGGCGGGCCGAGGAGCACAAAAATCAGACTATTGAGCGTCTTACCAAGACTGCCGCTCCTAGTGGGCGCGGAGGGCGTGGGGCAGCACGGGGCGAGAGGCGCGGAGGGCGGGCAGCTGCCCCGGCCCCTACACCCATGGTGCGCTACAGCAGTGGGGCACAGGGCTCCACTCTGTCCTTTCCTCCCGGCGTCCCTGCACCCGCGGCGGTGGTTCAGCGGCCCGCCCCGTCGGGCCCTGCTCCGCGCTGCTCGGTCCCCGGCTGCCCCCACCCACGTCGTTACGCCTGCTCCCGCACGGGCCAGGCTCTCTGCAGCCTGCAGTGCTATCGCATCAACCTACAGCTACGGCTGGGTGGACCTGAGGGCCCGGGGTCCCCCCTCCTGGCCACTTAA
- the Mogs gene encoding mannosyl-oligosaccharide glucosidase — protein sequence MARSERRRRAAAAEGARSLEKARGAGRRDGRASGASGARGSAGGAALAVVVLALAFGLSGRWVMAWLRMRRALTLHPAPPALPPDSSSPAVAPELFWGTYRPHVYFGMKTRSPKPLLTGLMWAQQSATPGTPPKLRHTCEQGDGVGPYGWEFHDGLSFGRQHISDGALRLTTEFVKRPGGQHGGDWSWRVTVVPQASGTSSLPLVSLFFYVVTDGQEVLLPEIGAKGQLKFISGHTSELGDFRFTLLPPASPGDTVPKHGSYNVFWSSNPGLPVLTDMVKSRLNSWFQHRPPGASPERYLGLPGSLKWEERGPSGQGQFLIQQVTLKVPFSVEFIFESGSAQAGRNQARGPLVGSQLTQALESHAAAFLERFERTFKLKEKGLGPEEQALGQVALSDLLGGIGYFYGQGLVLPDTGMEGSEQKVDPALFPPVPLFSGVPSRSFFPRGFLWDEGFHQLLVQRWDPHLTREALGHWLGLLNADGWIGREQILGDEARSRVPPEFLVQRAAHANPPTLLLPVLRMLEGSDPDDLAFLRKAFPRLHAWFSWLHQSQAGPVPLSYRWRGRDLALPTLLNPKTLPSGLDDYPRASHPSTAERHLDLRCWVALGARVLSRLAEQLGEAEAAAELGPLAASLEEPRSLDELHWAPELGVFADFGNHTKAVQLKSRPPQGLVRVVGRPPPKLQYVDAPGYVSLFPFLLQLLDPSSPRLGPLLDILADSRHLWSPFGLRSLSASSLFYRQRNSEHDPPYWRGAVWLNINYLALGALHHYGHVEGPHKAQATKLYHELRANVMSNVWRQYQATGFLWEQYSDQDGRGMGCRPFHGWTSLVLLVMAEEY from the exons ATGGCCCGCAGCGAGAGGCGACGGCGCGCCGCGGCTGCAGAGGGGGCGCGGTCGCTGGAGAAGGCGCGGGGCGCTGGGCGGCGGGACGGCCGGGCGAGCGGGGCGAGCGGGGCACGCGGCTCGGCTGGCGGCGCGGCCCTGGCCGTGGTGGTGCTGGCGCTAGCCTTCGGTCTGTCCGGGCGCTGGGTGATGGCATGGCTCCGTATGCGTCGTGCGCTCACACTGCACCCCGCGCCGCCCGCGCTGCCCCCCGACTCCTCCAGTCCCGCCGTGGCCCCGGAACTCTTCTGGGGCACCTACCGTCCACACGTCTATTTCGGGATGAAGACTCGCAGCCCCAAACCACTGCTCACCG GACTGATGTGGGCGCAGCAGAGCGCCACCCCAGGGACCCCTCCTAAGCTCAGGCACACGTGTGAACAGGGAGACGGCGTGGGTCCCTATGGCTGGGAGTTCCACGATGGCCTCTCCTTCGGCCGGCAACATATCAGCGATGGGGCTTTAAGGCTCACTACTGAGTTCGTCAAGAGGCCTGGGGGACAGCATGGAGGGGATTGGAGCTGGAGAGTGACCGTAGTGCCTCAG GCCTCGGGTACTTCTTCCCTACCTTTGGTGTCCCTGTTCTTCTACGTGGTAACGGATGGTCAGGAAGTCCTACTGCCGGAGATTGGAGCCAAAGGACAGTTGAAGTTCATCAGTGGGCACACAAGTGAACTTGGTGACTTCCGCTTTACCCTTCTGCCGCCAGCCAGTCCAGGAGACACTGTCCCTAAGCATGGCAG CTACAATGTCTTCTGGTCCTCCAACCCAGGGCTGCCAGTGCTCACGGATATGGTCAAGAGCCGCCTGAACAGCTGGTTTCAGCACCGGCCCCCAGGGGCCTCTCCGGAACGCTACCTTGGTTTGCCTGGATCgctgaagtgggaggagagaggcccTAGCGGGCAAGGCCAGTTCTTGATACAGCAGGTGACACTGAAAGTCCCTTTCTCTGTGGAGTTCATATTTGAGTCTGGCAGtgcccaggcaggaagaaacCAAGCCCGTGGGCCGTTGGTGGGCAGCCAGCTGACCCAGGCCCTGGAGAGCCATGCTGCAGCTTTCCTAGAGCGTTTTGAGAGGACCTTCAAGTTAAAGGAGAAGGGCCTGGGTCCCGAGGAGCAGGCTTTGGGGCAGGTTGCCCTCAGTGACCTCCTTGGTGGGATTGGCTATTTCTATGGACAGGGTTTGGTGTTGCCAGACACTGGTATGGAAGGGTCTGAGCAGAAAGTAGACCCTGCCCTATTTCCGCCCGTCCCTCTTTTCTCTGGAGTCCCTTCCCGCTCGTTCTTCCCACGAGGCTTCCTTTGGGATGAAGGCTTTCACCAGCTACTGGTCCAGCGATGGGATCCCCATCTCACCCGAGAGGCCCTAGGCCACTGGCTGGGGCTGCTCAATGCTGATGGCTGGATTGGGCGGGAGCAGATACTGGGGGATGAGGCCCGATCCCGGGTACCCCCAGAATTCCTAGTGCAACGTGCAGCCCATGCTAACCCTCCAACCCTGCTCTTGCCAGTATTACGGATGTTGGAAGGCAGTGACCCTGATGACCTGGCCTTCCTCCGAAAGGCTTTCCCCCGCTTGCATGCTTGGTTCTCTTGGCTCCATCAAAGTCAGGCAGGGCCAGTGCCACTGTCCTACCGCTGGCGGGGCAGAGACCTGGCCTTGCCTACCCTACTCAATCCCAAAACGCTGCCCTCAGGCCTGGATGACTACCCCAGGGCATCACACCCTTCTACAGCAGAGCGACACCTGGACCTGCGATGCTGGGTGGCACTGGGCGCCCGGGTGCTGTCACGGCTTgcagagcaacttggggaggctGAAGCTGCTGCAGAGCTGGGCCCTCTGGCTGCCTCTCTGGAAGAACCCAGGAGCCTAGACGAGCTGCACTGGGCTCCTGAGCTGGGAGTCTTTGCTGACTTTGGGAACCACACAAAAGCAGTACAGCTCAAGTCCAGGCCTCCACAGGGGCTGGTTAGGGTGGTAGGCCGGCCTCCACCTAAGTTGCAGTATGTGGATGCCCCCGGCtatgtctctctttttcccttcctgcTACAGCTGCTGGACCCCAGCTCGCCCCGCTTGGGGCCCCTGCTGGACATTCTAGCTGACAGCCGCCATCTCTGGAGCCCCTTTGGGTTGCGCTCCCTCTCAGCCTCCAGCCTCTTTTATAGACAGCGTAATTCTGAGCATGATCCCCCATACTGGCGAGGTGCCGTGTGGCTGAACATCAACTACCTAGCTTTGGGGGCACTCCACCACTACGGGCACGTGGAGGGTCCCCACAAGGCTCAGGCCACCAAGCTCTACCATGAACTCCGTGCCAATGTCATGAGCAATGTATGGCGGCAATACCAGGCTACAGGGTTTCTGTGGGAACAATACAGTGACCAGGACGGACGGGGCATGGGCTGCCGCCCCTTCCATGGATGGACAAGCCTTGTCTTACTGGTCATGGCTGAAGAGTACTGA